In Microcoleus sp. AS-A8, one DNA window encodes the following:
- a CDS encoding nucleoside hydrolase has translation MSKQLVLMDQDGGVDDYLATLLLMTMEDIQPLGIVVTPADCYIEPAVSATRKILDLVGRSDIPVAQSTVRGINPFPALYRRDSFVVDHLPILNQRDEVQTPLVQETGQEFMVRSLLAADQPVTLMVTGPLTTVAAALDLAPQIEQHIEKIVWMGGALNVPGNVEPALEPGQDGSAEWNVYWDSLAAHRVWQTQIPLILCPLDLTNHVPVTSEFVRQLTQQRRYPLSDLAGQCYALVMTQVYYFWDVLATTYLAHPEFYQLQEWETVIVTSGKSQGRTKVETGGRKIQAMGHVDQEKYYAYILQQWAR, from the coding sequence ATGTCTAAACAACTAGTATTAATGGATCAAGATGGCGGTGTAGATGATTATCTCGCAACCTTGCTGCTCATGACGATGGAAGATATTCAGCCCCTCGGCATTGTGGTTACTCCAGCAGACTGCTACATCGAGCCTGCGGTGAGTGCGACACGCAAAATTTTGGATTTAGTTGGGCGTTCGGACATTCCAGTTGCCCAGAGTACAGTTCGAGGAATCAATCCATTCCCAGCTCTTTACCGCCGTGATTCCTTTGTGGTGGATCATCTGCCCATTCTCAACCAACGGGATGAAGTTCAGACGCCGCTAGTCCAAGAAACCGGTCAAGAATTTATGGTGCGATCGCTCTTGGCGGCAGATCAACCCGTAACATTGATGGTCACAGGCCCTCTGACAACAGTAGCTGCTGCCCTCGATCTAGCACCACAAATTGAGCAACACATTGAGAAAATTGTCTGGATGGGAGGAGCGCTCAACGTCCCGGGAAATGTTGAACCTGCTCTGGAACCGGGACAGGATGGTTCAGCGGAATGGAATGTTTACTGGGACTCCCTAGCGGCTCATCGGGTATGGCAGACTCAGATTCCTTTAATCCTATGTCCCTTGGATCTGACAAATCATGTCCCCGTAACTTCCGAGTTTGTGCGTCAACTGACTCAACAACGCCGATATCCCCTCTCGGATTTAGCAGGACAATGTTATGCACTCGTAATGACACAGGTGTATTACTTTTGGGATGTTCTTGCCACAACTTATCTGGCTCATCCAGAATTTTATCAACTGCAAGAGTGGGAAACCGTAATTGTAACAAGTGGCAAAAGTCAGGGGCGAACCAAAGTGGAGACAGGCGGCAGAAAGATTCAAGCCATGGGCCACGTAGATCAGGAAAAATACTACGCCTATATATTGCAGCAATGGGCACGCTAA